One window of Oncorhynchus masou masou isolate Uvic2021 chromosome 33, UVic_Omas_1.1, whole genome shotgun sequence genomic DNA carries:
- the LOC135528183 gene encoding E3 ubiquitin/ISG15 ligase TRIM25-like, giving the protein MPLSKPKELLEHELSCPICLQLYTDPVYLPCGHNYCLACIQKATDVSGGEKSLPQCPECREEYGGTETLQRNFKLCGIIEGYRAVAPADHLKREPLKVRCDHCLDLETLAIKTCLKCEVSLCARHLQYHTERESFRTHDLVEPQTELGQRDCAIHGRLLEYFCASDMTSLCANCFIEGTHQNHDVLTFEAAEEEMRRALEIQSKAVANRLQLTETLLKRAAEDQGTSEAVGDKLLSKSVDLMDSMAGLVSRYKDRMSLLLEKERGLQRESWQSGLGLLEEQQQQLIEVHQRTTEVLTETEKCLFINRFLLIEPQLREVVTSTVARVPNKVPLNPKRLQASLRMEDFRAEMARLLQSLHVLINPLELTFNPSTAHTSLLLSKDLQTVKYSGTKQAYADNPERFSTAPQVLCSQGFTSGEHIWVVEVGDQSMWSVGLCYKSVPRRGDHSRLGHNPSSWRLQWKNKKLTACHASSNVALEELANQPLRVEVALDYERGTLIFHSTKDHRKHLHTFRAVFREAVYPAFSILSTREQSWITLQSGV; this is encoded by the coding sequence ATGCCTCTGTCTAAACCAAAGGAGCTGTTAGAACATGAGCTCAGCTGCCCTATCTGCCTGCAGCTCTACACGGATCCCGTGTATCTGCCCTGTGGCCATAACTACTGCCTGGCCTGCATTCAGAAGGCTACAGATGTCAGCGGTGGAGAGAAGAGCCTGCCTCAATGCCCTGAGTGCAGAGAAGAGTACGGCGGTACAGAGACACTGCAAAGGAACTTCAAGCTCTGCGGCATCATAGAAGGCTACAGGGCCGTTGCGCCAGCAGACCACCTGAAGAGAGAGCCGCTGAAGGTGCGCTGTGACCACTGCCTGGACTTAGAGACACTGGCCATCAAGACCTGCCTAAAGTGTGAGGTGTCCCTGTGTGCCAGGCACCTGCAGTACCACACTGAGAGGGAGTCCTTCAGGACCCATGACTTGGTGGAGCCCCAGACTGAGCTGGGCCAGAGAGATTGTGCCATCCACGGACGCCTGCTGGAGTACTTCTGCGCCAGCGACATGACCTCTCTCTGCGCCAACTGTTTCATTGAGGGCACCCACCAGAATCATGATGTCCTGACGTTCGAGGCAGCCGAGGAGGAAATGAGGCGGGCCCTGGAGATTCAGAGCAAGGCGGTGGCCAACAGGCTGCAGCTGACCGAGACCCTGCTAAAGAGGGCTGCTGAGGACCAGGGCACCTCTGAGGCTGTGGGAGACAAGCTGCTGTCCAAGTCTGTGGATTTGATGGACAGCATGGCTGGCCTGGTGAGCAGGTACAAGGACAGGATGAGCCTGCTGCTGGAAAAGGAGAGAGGCCTTCAGAGGGAGAGCTGGCAGAGTGGCCTGGGGCTTCTAgaagaacagcagcagcagctgatAGAGGTCCACCAGCGCACCACTGAGGtcctcacagagacagagaagtgtCTGTTCATCAATAGGTTCCTGCTAATTGAGCCCCAGCTCAGGGAGGTCGTGACGAGTACCGTGGCCAGAGTGCCCAACAAGGTCCCTCTGAACCCCAAGCGGCTCCAGGCCAGCCTGAGGATGGAGGACTTCAGGGCAGAGATGGCTCggctcctccagtctctccacgTCCTGATAAACCCTCTGGAGCTGACCTTTAACCCCAGCACAGCCCACACCAGCCTGCTGCTCTCCAAAGACCTGCAGACAGTCAAATACAGTGGTACCAAGCAGGCGTATGCTGATAACCCAGAGAGGTTCAGTACCGCACCCCAGGTCCTGTGCTCCCAGGGCTTCACCAGTGGGGAGCACAtctgggtggtggaggtgggCGACCAGAGCATGTGGTCAGTGGGCTTGTGCTACAAGAGCGTGCCCAGGAGGGGTGACCACAGCCGGCTGGGGCATAACCCGTCCTCTTGGCGTTTGCAGTGGAAGAACAAGAAGCTGACGGCGTGCCATGCCTCCTCAAACGTGGCGCTGGAGGAGCTGGCCAATCAGCCACTGAGGGTGGAGGTGGCTCTGGACTATGAGCGGGGAACACTGATCTTCCACAGCACCAAGGACCACCGGAAACATCTGCACACGTTCAGGGCTGTGTTCAGAGAGGCTGTGTACCCTGCGTTCAGCATCCTCTCCACCAGAGAACAGTCCTGGATCACGCTACAGAGTGGAGTGTAA
- the LOC135528186 gene encoding twist-related protein 2-like, translating to MREDPSSCGEYPEGGVVSSEEEPDCAPIKYPVVLVTPGAGGRKSVTRKDNISSPTEDNKSTTGGPPCLIPSGPKRPKKSPQPSLSPLPIPGQPLEDPQHQRVIANVRERQRTQSLNDAFASLRKIIPTLPSDKLSKIQILKLASRYIDFLYQVLQSDEMDAKLASCNYLAHERLSYAFSVWRMEGAWSMSATH from the coding sequence ATGAGAGAGGATCCGTCAAGCTGTGGTGAATACcctgagggaggggtggtgtCCAGCGAGGAGGAGCCAGACTGTGCTCCAATCAAATACCCTGTGGTGCTGGTAACACCAGGGGCCGGCGGGCGCAAGAGTGTCACGAGGAAAGACAACATTTCATCGCCAACAGAGGACAACAAGTCAACGACAGGAGGGCCCCCCTGTCTGATCCCGTCAGGACCCAAGAGGCCTAAGAAGAGTCCCCagccctccctgtctcctctccccatcccaggCCAGCCCCTGGAGGACCCTCAGCACCAACGGGTGATCGCCAATGTACGGGAGCGCCAAAGGACGCAGTCCCTGAACGACGCCTTTGCCTCGCTGCGTAAGATCATCCCCACGCTCCCCTCAGACAAGCTGAGCAAGATCCAGATCCTAAAGCTGGCCTCGCGTTACATTGACTTCCTCTACCAGGTCCTGCAGAGCGACGAGATGGATGCCAAGCTGGCCAGCTGTAACTACCTAGCCCACGAGAGACTCAGCTATGCATTCTCGGtgtggaggatggagggggccTGGTCCATGTCCGCTACCCACTAG